Proteins encoded in a region of the Haloarcula sp. CBA1129 genome:
- a CDS encoding DUF4129 domain-containing protein produces MQRQSLLVAVVAAIALLSFSVGAASIDAATGSDRAEMSRDDSEIDNPDGQGLSDPPGSIDPPESDGGARALLPSVPAPAVGALAVGLAVGLVVLWRLAGQSRTIDEAGGETPAVTTPESARSPAHSAAEIEVPLTNDVYRAWAALEDAVTPENSSSTPQDIEADATAAGADPEAVASLRSVFERVRYGRERPDADLETQAREALERAADDADAIATSPDDVAAETEADSGEAEP; encoded by the coding sequence ATGCAGCGACAGTCCCTCCTCGTGGCGGTTGTCGCCGCGATTGCGCTGCTGTCGTTCAGCGTCGGTGCCGCGAGCATCGACGCCGCCACCGGCTCCGACCGAGCGGAGATGAGCCGGGACGACAGCGAAATCGACAACCCCGACGGACAGGGCCTCAGCGACCCACCGGGTAGCATCGACCCGCCCGAAAGCGACGGCGGTGCCCGCGCGCTGCTGCCGAGCGTCCCCGCCCCGGCAGTCGGCGCGCTGGCCGTCGGCCTCGCGGTCGGGCTCGTGGTCCTGTGGCGACTGGCCGGCCAGAGCCGGACAATTGATGAGGCGGGCGGCGAGACGCCAGCCGTCACAACGCCGGAGTCCGCGAGAAGCCCCGCACATAGCGCGGCTGAAATCGAGGTCCCGCTCACCAACGACGTGTACCGCGCGTGGGCTGCCCTCGAAGACGCGGTGACCCCGGAAAACAGTTCGTCGACGCCACAGGATATCGAGGCGGACGCAACAGCGGCCGGTGCCGACCCCGAGGCCGTCGCCTCGCTCAGGTCGGTGTTCGAGCGGGTTCGCTACGGCCGGGAGCGGCCAGACGCCGACCTAGAGACTCAGGCTCGTGAAGCACTGGAACGGGCCGCCGACGATGCGGACGCCATCGCGACGAGTCCCGACGACGTGGCCGCAGAGACCGAAGCGGACAGCGGGGAGGCCGAGCCGTGA
- the hemB gene encoding porphobilinogen synthase, whose amino-acid sequence MNLTQRPRRLRTDGVRPLVRETDLSASDLIAPVFVDATTDERVPIETMPGHERVPIDDAVERVEEVRETGVEAVMLFGVPESKDERGSRAWAEDGVVQEATRQITSETDAYVITDVCLCEYTDHGHCGVLEDAAAEDPRLTVRNDETLDLLGKIAASHAAAGADMVAPSGMIDGMVGAIREALDAQGDTDVPIMSYAAKYESAFYGPFRDAADGAPAFGDRRHYQMDPANAREARREVDLDVEQGADVLMVKPALPYLDIVKEVRDSYDHPVAAYNVSGEYAMLHAAAEKGWLDLEAVAYESLLSIKRAGADLILTYFAEDLADQL is encoded by the coding sequence ATGAACCTGACACAGCGCCCGCGCCGCCTGCGGACCGACGGCGTCCGACCGCTGGTGCGCGAAACTGACCTTTCGGCATCTGACCTCATCGCACCGGTGTTCGTCGACGCGACGACTGACGAACGGGTCCCTATCGAGACGATGCCGGGCCACGAACGGGTCCCTATCGATGACGCGGTCGAGCGTGTCGAGGAGGTCCGCGAGACCGGCGTCGAAGCCGTCATGCTGTTCGGCGTCCCGGAGTCAAAAGACGAGCGCGGGAGCCGCGCTTGGGCCGAGGACGGCGTCGTGCAGGAGGCGACCCGCCAGATTACAAGCGAGACGGACGCCTACGTCATCACGGACGTCTGTCTCTGTGAGTACACCGACCACGGCCACTGCGGCGTCCTCGAAGACGCCGCCGCCGAGGACCCCCGGCTGACGGTGCGCAACGACGAGACGCTTGACCTGCTTGGGAAAATCGCCGCGAGCCACGCCGCGGCCGGGGCCGACATGGTCGCGCCGTCGGGCATGATAGACGGTATGGTGGGCGCAATCCGGGAGGCGCTGGACGCCCAGGGCGACACCGACGTACCAATCATGAGCTACGCCGCGAAGTACGAGTCGGCCTTCTACGGCCCGTTCCGGGACGCCGCCGACGGTGCCCCGGCCTTCGGCGACCGGCGGCACTACCAGATGGACCCCGCGAACGCACGCGAGGCCCGGCGCGAGGTCGACCTCGACGTCGAGCAGGGCGCGGACGTGCTGATGGTCAAGCCCGCGCTGCCGTATCTGGACATCGTCAAGGAGGTCCGAGACTCCTACGACCATCCCGTCGCCGCCTACAACGTCTCCGGCGAGTACGCGATGTTGCACGCCGCCGCCGAGAAGGGGTGGCTCGACCTCGAAGCGGTCGCCTACGAGTCGCTGCTGTCTATCAAACGTGCCGGCGCGGACCTGATTCTCACCTACTTCGCCGAGGACCTCGCGGACCAGCTCTGA
- a CDS encoding molybdopterin-binding protein, with product MEVALLTVGDELLAGDTENTNASWLGRQLTAAGASVTRVLTVPDDEAVIADAVARFHDAFDAVIVTGGIGGTPDDVTKAAVAQAFGRELVVPDDVRAHLEAKAERFADDNPEMVDRYDMDLDLDAWASVPEGGQALLTDESFAAGCVIDRVYVFPGIPEELQAMYETVADEFDGDRTTETIHTPAPEGALVGRVTEAREQFDVAVGSYPRKDDAPGRVKVTGDDPAAVADAAAWLRERIETADGE from the coding sequence ATGGAGGTCGCACTGCTCACTGTCGGTGACGAACTGCTGGCTGGCGACACGGAGAACACGAACGCGTCGTGGCTGGGTCGTCAGCTCACGGCCGCCGGGGCGAGCGTCACTCGCGTCCTGACCGTGCCCGACGACGAGGCAGTCATCGCCGACGCCGTGGCGCGGTTCCATGACGCCTTCGACGCGGTCATCGTCACCGGCGGTATCGGCGGGACGCCCGACGACGTGACGAAGGCCGCCGTGGCGCAGGCCTTCGGCAGGGAGCTTGTCGTCCCCGACGACGTGCGGGCGCACCTCGAAGCGAAGGCCGAGCGGTTCGCTGATGACAACCCCGAGATGGTGGACCGCTACGATATGGACCTCGACCTCGATGCGTGGGCGTCGGTCCCCGAGGGCGGGCAGGCGCTGCTGACGGACGAGAGCTTCGCCGCCGGCTGTGTCATTGACCGCGTGTACGTGTTCCCGGGCATCCCCGAGGAACTGCAAGCGATGTACGAGACCGTCGCCGACGAGTTCGACGGTGACCGGACGACGGAGACGATTCACACGCCCGCGCCCGAGGGCGCGCTGGTCGGCCGTGTTACCGAAGCCCGCGAACAGTTCGACGTGGCCGTCGGGAGCTATCCGCGCAAAGACGACGCGCCGGGACGGGTGAAAGTCACGGGTGATGACCCGGCGGCCGTCGCCGACGCGGCGGCGTGGCTCCGTGAGCGGATCGAGACGGCCGACGGCGAGTGA